One Malus domestica chromosome 11, GDT2T_hap1 genomic region harbors:
- the LOC139189121 gene encoding histone H2A, producing the protein METGGKLKKGAGGRKGGGPKKKAVTRSVRAGLQFPVGRIGRYLKKGRYAQRVGSGAPVYLAAVLEYLAAEVLELAGNAARDNKKNRIIPRHLLLAVRNDEELGKLLAGVTIAHGGVLPNINPVLLPKKSEKAAGKEPKSPSKATKSPKKA; encoded by the exons ATGGAGACTGGTGGTAAGTTGAAGAAAGGTGCCGGGGGAAGGAAGGGCGGTGGTCCGAAGAAGAAGGCGGTGACCCGGTCCGTCAGAGCCGGCCTCCAGTTCCCAGTCGGAAGAATCGGTCGCTACTTGAAGAAGGGGAGGTATGCTCAGAGAGTCGGGTCTGGAGCTCCGGTTTACTTAGCCGCTGTGCTCGAGTACCTCGCAGCTGAA GTGCTGGAATTGGCTGGAAATGCAGCTCGGGACAACAAGAAGAACAGGATTATCCCAAGGCATCTGCTACTTGCTGTGAGGAACGATGAGGAGCTTGGAAAATTGCTTGCTGGTGTGACCATTGCTCACGGCGGCGTGCTTCCAAACATTAACCCAGTCCTCCTGCCCAAGAAATCAGAAAAGGCCGCCGGAAAAGAGCCAAAATCGCCATCGAAGGCTACCAAGTCTCCCAAGAAGGCTTAG